The genomic segment AAGCGGGCGGCCGAGTATCTGAAGCGCTCGGGGACCATCGGGGCCTTCGGCATCAGCGTGAACCGCTGGCAGCCGGAGAACGTGCTCGCCGCGCTGGCGACGGGCCTGGTGGACGCCGTGCAGGTGGTCTACAACGTCTTCGACCAGGCGCCCGAGGACCGGCTCTTCCCCGCCTGCCGGGCGGGAGGCGTCGCCGTCATCGCGCGGGTGCCACTCGACGAGGGGTCGCTCACCGGCGCCCTCACGCCCGACACACGGTTCCCCGACGGCGACTGGCGCGGGACGTACTTCTCGGCCGAGAACCTGGCCGCGACCCTGCCCCGCATCGAGCGGCTCCGCCCGCTGGTGCCCGAGGGCGGCACCCTGCCGGACCTGGCGCTTCGCTTCATCCTGTCGAGCCCGGACGTGGCCACCGTGATTCCCGGGATGCGCAAGACGCGCCACGTGGAGGCCAACATGGCCGCCAGCGACCGGGGCCCGCTGCCGGAGGCGCTGGTGACATCGCTCCGCGCCTTCCGCTGGGATCGCACGCTGGACCGCGTGCCCTGACGCCGCCGCGGCGGGATCAGTCGCTGACGTCGCCCGGGCCGGCGGGTGAGGACGGGGGCGCCGCCACGCGCGACACGAGCACCTTGTCGATGCGGCGGCCGTCCATGTCCATCACCTCGAAGCGCATGCCGCCCCACTCGAAGGCGTCGGCGGTGCGCGGAATGCGGCCGAGGCGCGTCATGACGAAGCCGCCGAGGGTGTGGTACGCGCCCATCTCGTCCTCGGGCAGGTCGCCCATGCCGATCTCGTTGGCGACCTCGGAGATCGGCAGCGCGCCCTCGACGAGCCAGCTCCCGTCCGCCCGCACCGTGATGGGGCGATCGGCGCCCGCGTCGGTGGGCAGGCTGCCCACGAAGGCCTCGAGCACGTCGGTGACCGTGACCAGCCCCTCGACCGCGCCGAACTCGTCGAGCACGATGGCCAGGTGGCGATGCGAGGCCTTGAGCGCCTCGAGCAGCGGGAAGACCCCCATCGAGTCGGGCACGAACAGGGGATCGCGCACGAGGCTCTTGAGCGTGATCGGCGCGTTCTTCATCGCGACCGACAGCAGGTCGGCCGCGCGCACCGTGCCGAGCACGTTGTCGAGGGAGCCGTGGCACACGACGAACTGGCCGTGCGCGTGGCCGCTCAGGAACCCGCGCAGCTCCTCGCCGGTCGAGTCCACGTCCACCCACTCGATGTCGAGCCGGGGCGTCATGATGGCGCCGACGCGCTGGTCGCCCACGCGGAAGACGCGCTGCACCAGCGTCTCCTCGTTCTCCTCGAGCGCGCCGCTCTCGGCGCCCTGGCTGATGACGGCGCGAATCTCGTCCTCGGTGAGGTGCGGCTCGACCTCGCCCTTGATCCCGAAGACGCGCAGCACGATGTTGGTGGATCCCGTGAGCAGGGCCACGACCGGACCGCCGAGCCGGGCCAGCCACTGCATGGGCGTGGCGACCCAGGACGCGATCGTCTCGGGGTGGTTCAGGCCGATCCGCTTCGGGACCAGCTCGCCGATGATGAGCGACAGATACGTGATGACGGCCACGACGAGCCCGAACGACAGGGCCTCGGCGTAGGGCGCCAGCACCGGCACCTGCGCCACCCACGCCTGGACGGGCTCGGCGATGGTGGCGCCGCCGTACGCGCCGGCCAGCACGCCCACGAGCGAGATCCCGACCTGGACCGTGGACAGGAACTGGGTCGGCGCGTTCGCCAGGGCCAGCGCGGCAGCCGCCCGCCGGTCGCCGTCGTCGGCCCGCTGCTGCAGCCGGACCTTCCGGGCGGCCACGATCGAGATCTCCGACATCGCGAACACGCCGTTGGCCACGAGCAGCAACAGCACGACGACGATTTCGGTCCCGACGCCCGGCATTGGGCGTTGATTGTAGGCCAGGGGCCGGGGCGGCCGCTCCCCCGGCGCCCCGGACATATACTCCGCGCATGTCCGTCGCCACTCGCTGCACCGTCACCGCGGGCCTGCTCGCCCTCACGGTCGCCCTCGGCGCCCAGGCGCCCTCGGGCTGGGCGCCCCGCGATCTGTACGAGCTCCAGGCGATCGGCGACGTCGAGGTGTCTCCCTCCGGCACGCACCTCGCCTACACGGTCGTGAGTACGGCCGAGCCGGGCCGCCCGCGCGCCCGCCTCGTCGTCCGCGCCCTGGCAACGGGCGCGACCCATGACCTGCCGCAGGGTTCCTCAGGGCCACAGTGGTCGCCCGACGGGCGGCGCCTCGCCTACCTCGGCCAGACCGAGGACGGCTACGGCCTGGTCGTCAGCGAAGCCGACGGCAGCGGCGCGCGGCTCGTCGCCGAGGTGCAGGGCACCAACCATCCGCTGCCCTCTGCCGGCGCGAGCGTCGCCTGGGCGCCCGACGGGAGGCGCATCGCCTTCGTCTCCGCCACGGCGGGCCCCGAGGACGCCGGGGCCAGCGGCGATCCGATGGTGCTCACCCGCTACCTCTACAAGCCCACCGCCGGCGAGGGCCTGACCCGCTTCAACGACAACCGCCGCACGCACGTCTTCGTGGCCGACATCGGCACGCGCCAGGTCACGCAGCTCACAGGCGGCGCGACCTACGAGCACTCGATCGACTGGGCGCCGGCCGGCGACCTGATCACGTTCGTCTCGAACCGCGAGCCCGACGCCGACCGGGTGTTCAACTACGACATCCTCACCGTGTCGGCGGCGAGCCGCGAGGTGCGCCACCTGACGACGACGAAGGCCGCCGAGTACTCGCCCGTCTGGTCGCCGGACGGCTCGAGGCTCGCCTTCCTCGGCACGCGCCGCGATCTCACGTCGTCGGAGACGACGATGGAGGACACGCACGTGTGGGTGATGAACGCCGACGGCACGGGGCGGCTGGAGATCGGCGCCGCGATCGACAACCGCCAGGGGGCGCCGCAATGGTCGGC from the Vicinamibacterales bacterium genome contains:
- a CDS encoding aldo/keto reductase, yielding MRTRTFGRSGWQVGEVGYGMWGMGGWSGSDDAESLASLHRAVELGCTFFDTAYAYGLGHSEKLLGEVVRAHPDRGLVVATKVPPKNRRWPGRAEDPVADTFPPDHIREYAARSLANLGVERLDLLQLHVWDDAWAGDDGWKRAAEYLKRSGTIGAFGISVNRWQPENVLAALATGLVDAVQVVYNVFDQAPEDRLFPACRAGGVAVIARVPLDEGSLTGALTPDTRFPDGDWRGTYFSAENLAATLPRIERLRPLVPEGGTLPDLALRFILSSPDVATVIPGMRKTRHVEANMAASDRGPLPEALVTSLRAFRWDRTLDRVP
- a CDS encoding hemolysin family protein, with translation MPGVGTEIVVVLLLLVANGVFAMSEISIVAARKVRLQQRADDGDRRAAAALALANAPTQFLSTVQVGISLVGVLAGAYGGATIAEPVQAWVAQVPVLAPYAEALSFGLVVAVITYLSLIIGELVPKRIGLNHPETIASWVATPMQWLARLGGPVVALLTGSTNIVLRVFGIKGEVEPHLTEDEIRAVISQGAESGALEENEETLVQRVFRVGDQRVGAIMTPRLDIEWVDVDSTGEELRGFLSGHAHGQFVVCHGSLDNVLGTVRAADLLSVAMKNAPITLKSLVRDPLFVPDSMGVFPLLEALKASHRHLAIVLDEFGAVEGLVTVTDVLEAFVGSLPTDAGADRPITVRADGSWLVEGALPISEVANEIGMGDLPEDEMGAYHTLGGFVMTRLGRIPRTADAFEWGGMRFEVMDMDGRRIDKVLVSRVAAPPSSPAGPGDVSD